acgcctttatcttgcttctgatggcctagccaatggctgatttagctagctagatctgattggatctttttttcctcttatatgccatttagcagactcttttatcctcttcagtgttaaccctttccattccaacaaaaactgaagagattaaatcagaacatcattgaaaataatattattataatcattattttatcaattcttagcccttctctgaaggcgtagaaggccctttgttccccactgtgtttgggttagtaataatttgtagagtggctctattttccctcagcatgcatttttttcactaatctgaatgtctaaagaatccatatgttctgaaatatgaacacagaaatactggacattttgaactattattatggtggtgatttgacaaaattaatatcatggtcttgaattggtcCCCCCCCCCAATAACACGATACTCCACACGACAACCCGTCACCATCATCATTCAGAATCTCCGTTAATACCTAGCGCTAACATGTCATGTGTCCTGAtattgtccacattctgattgtgatATTTTATGAGAAGTGCCTACACACGGTATTAAAATGGGTTCTCTTATCCGCCCACTGTGTCTGCATTGTGACCTCATTTCCTGGTCCCTCCCTGTCatcatttttttctctcacagcTAGTCCTTCAAAAACAATATTGATGTATTTATTTGAAGACACAAATGATTGGCATAAGTCAATGGggccacctgtcaatgattttagagggTGGGATAAGGATAATGTAAATGGTTTCACAGTACAGATCTGTCTAAACTTGTAAGAAGATATCCAAACCCAATGGATCCCTGGCTAGATctggaggtggtcaggaagatctgaacacaatcagatcacagtgtGTCTTGCCATGCCAGTTATGTCTGAATAAGGTTTCTCAAGGCTTCATTACTTTAGCACCAGGACATCCATCCATACTGAGTAAATACAGACGCATTTAAGCGGCAATCTGCAGTTCGAACAATTACAAAGGAGACACCCCGCCACTGAtatggtaaacagctgagggatggggctggagaaatgtaaccactttcaaattcatagatagagctatggatacaaggactgaccatccatgatactGTATCACAATTATAGTTTGACCATGTTTCAGGCTGTACAGGGTTTGTTTAcatgtacattgtttacaaacaaaatagttaaaacaagcttatacactgagtgtacaaaacattaagaacacctctttccatgacagactgaccaggtgaatccaggtgaaagctgtgatcccttcttgatgtcacttgttacatccacgtcaatcagtgtagatgaaggggaggagacaggttaaagaaggatatttgagacaactgagacatggattgtgtatgtgtgccattcagagggtgaatgggaaagacaaaagatttaagtgcctttgaacggggtatggtagtagatgtcaggcgcactggtttgagtgtgttaagaactgcaacgctgctgggcttttcacatttaacagtttcccgtgtgtatcaagaatggtccaccacccaaaggacatccagccatcttgacacaactgtgggaagcattggagtcaacatgggccagcatccctgtggaacgcttttgacaccttgtagggTCCACGCCCaccgaattgaggctgttcgaGGGCAAAGAGGATgcaactcaatgttaggaaggtgttcctaatgttttgtacactcagtgtattttgagttctgatggggtacgaaaGTTGAACTAAGCTAATGAGGCAActgtaagttatattcttcaagaatcaatgggtatacgtCATCAATATTTAGAAGTCTAAAAATGGATGTAGCTACTGCAGATTGTCCCTTTAAGATGTTGTCTGGGTATGAACTGAATCCTGCTGTTAGTATAAAAAAAAGGTTGAACAAAGGAAAAAGATTTTGAACCACAGGGTATTGTCCTAATCTGACTGAGCTTTTCCGCCCAGCTAATTAGCTCTCGACTCGGACCATGACGATGCAAAAAAAAGAACTTTTACATTCTTCTTTCAAACATTATTTCTCCCTACCATTTAAACATTTAATAAATATTAACATTTAAAGCTTTTCATTCATGTATATACAAGAACTATACAATACACATAAGGATGTTATGAACTGCAAGACAGGAATGAGGTAATGCACAACTCGAAACAGCGTGACATCAGACCAACCGCTCTGCAGACTTACAGCATTCTCTTAACTTCTCAATGACGTCATCATACTTTACATTCCGTTGGCTGGCTGTTAGTTTCTTAGATAATAATATGCTGCTGAAATTACACTATATACAAAATTACTTGAAAAATATATCAAAAAAATATCAATAATGTTTTTTCTTTTTATCTTTTAAAGCATATGTGAGTTTTTCCACAAAGGCAATGTGCATGCTACAGTGGGGTTGGCTTTGCAAACAGACTTGACCTGTTGACCTTTTGATGACCTCTGAGGTCAATCTCTTGTAAATGGTTGTTTGGAAAGCACATCAACAATAAGAGCACCAATGGGAAGAGGTTACAAAGCTCCCTGGCGGAAGTGACATCATCACCAAGACTTTGCAACATCATCACCAAGACTTTGCAACATCATCACCAAGACTTTGCGACATCATCACCAATACATTGTGGCATCGTCACCAAGACTTTGCGACATCATCACCAATACATTGTGACATCATCACCAAGACTTTGCGACATCATCACCAATACATTGTGACATCATCACCAAGACTTTGCGACATTATCACCAAGACTTTGCGACATTATCTCCAATACCTGTGACATCCTCAACAAGATTTGTGAAATCACCAAGACTTGTGACATCATCACTACAACTTGTGACAGCCCCCAAAGTAAAGGTTTTTGTCTGTGCCACAAAATATCTTCACAATATTAAGTTCAATAAGTAGTTCTGATGCACTTTCAAAATATGTTTGCACAACTGTACACAGATCAGGAAGTAATGGTAGCAAATGCAGTCGTCACATTGTTTAACATGTACACAGATTAGGAAGTAATGGCAGCCAATGCAGTCGTCACATTGTTTAACATGTCTTGTAGTCATTTTAGTCCCAGCACCTTTTTATTTTcttgtttttcttccatttctTAACTGAAGCAGAGAGGGCTGAGTGATGCAGTGCAAATGCATAGAGATCGCTCTGCTGGTTCGATGAGGTAACCATTACTGGTCTAAGTCCACTGGCATGTTAATTTATTCTTGCAGCAATCGGTTGAGAGTCCAGTCCAGGATAATCCCTCAGATGGTTGTAATAATGTTGTAACGTTGTAATAAAGTTGTCACATTGTAACATTGTCATATTGTAACATTGTAACGCTGTAACACTGTAATGCTGTAACAACGTTGTAATAACGTTGAGCTGACGGAAGTCATGGTGGACCATATTACTGAGCAGCAAGTCACAGGATAAGTCAGGGATCATGTCACCACATGGGACATGGTTCTGGTTGTTCTGGTTCTGTGAGCTGAGTCCCTCTCTGATCCTACATCCTCCCTTCTTGACCTGGCAGCAGCCACGCCAGCCACAGCTCCAGCAGGCCCGGGTTCAGGGCCGGGGCCGGCGGCTTGGCCTAAAGAGCGGTTGTTTGGACTGCTGTGCTCTTTAGATGGCGATAAAGCAGGGTCTCCATTGGAGTCTGGAGCAGCGTTGGGCCGGAGCCGGGGCCGAGAGAGGCGGGCTGGGACCTGGAGGTAGAGAAGGGGGAGCACAGGGACCGAGTCTCCATCCCCGACCCCCAAGGAAGGACCCTTGGGAGGGACCGCACCCGCCGACGGTGAGGTGGTCAGGCCCTGGGCAGTGGAGCGAGGCCGTCTAGGGGTCTTAGTGGTTCGGGGTGGGCTCTGGGTAGTGGTGGGGGGGAGCGGGGTGTCTGATGGTAGGGTGGTGGAGGCGGTGGGGTTCGGCTGGGTGGAGGTCTCCTGGTCTGGGCCAGTCTCAGAGTCTGAGGATCCTCCAGTCTTGTGGAGGTCTggggatggagagaagagggTGGTGAAGCCTTCCTTCTTGTTGCAGGATTCACAGCACAGCTTGTTGTAGCCAGGGGATGGAACAGTAGCGGGCTTAGGACCTCCATCTGGCAGAATATAGACTTGTCCCCAAGACATGGCTCATCTGTGGGGTGAGAGCATAACACAGTCAGAACAGACACGTAGACATTACCGCTCTCTCCTCAcgctgtagtgaccttaacccaacacctagcaacctcttCAACCGTATCCCGTTCCGTTGGCATTCATTGAAAACTTGTGGCTTTCTCGTGGCTTTTCTTTTGCAAAATAACTATGAATTAACTGACTTATTTTCAAATAAATGTGTATTAGATATAACATCATATTAAGGTGAGGGATATTCTCTGTATTACAAGGAACAATAGCAGGTCTACTTCTCTCCAGTAGCTGGCATATTCTGTCCGTTCATAATTCACCTGTGGGAACATGGCGGCTCTCAACACCCATGAATGATAAGAGGCCATCTGCGCTCTTTTAAGGTCCTTACTACTGAATAGTGTCACACACACTGTCGAAATAATGAATAAATCCAAAACTGAGGCTTGAATGCAAAATAAAGATGTTTTATTAAAACACCCGACAACCGAAATAGTTGGCCAATACTATCCGAGAGATTGTTCGTGAGGACATTACCTCTGCCTTTGACTTGCAATTAAAACCGATAAATGAATCTCTTGCACCGCTGTGGATACCTACTCAACTGAAGTGGAAAGTTTGGAGACAGTGGCCAATGTGACAGAGAAGTGACTCCATGACCTGGATGGGGAACGACCAATGGCTGGGTTTCCTTGTGGGTCCTGTTTTTTTGTTTCACTAATTGATTTCATACCATTATCTACACATCTATTTTCTTTCATCAAGAAAATAGAAATTCGACATTTGCATCTGGGTTGAATAAATCACAATTAAAGAAGGTATCATAATTTGAAATGTTAACTGTGTTAGAGTGTTCTCAACAAACACTGTTTTCAGACCAGATAGCTATTACTCTTTCCAAAATCAAGGTCCtttttagctcagttggtagagcatggggcttgcaacgccagggtagtgtgttcgattCCGGGGACCACCGCTACGTTAAAAAAACCTGCGATGCacacatgactataagtcgcttgataaaagcgtctgctaaatggcatattatgataTAAGACAGAAGTTAATTTATTGACAAGACAGAGAGCAGAATTTGCGATCCATCGAGTAAGGCAACCATTACTTCCATGGTCCCGTTGTTTACTGGCCAACAAGCTACGCAGTAACGATCAATTAGCTGATACAGCAACTATTAAAACTGAAACAGGGGAATTactatcagaacccaaattaaTCAATCAAACATTCTCCTGCTTTTATAAAGAACGGTACACCTCCgattgtaaatccacaccaagTCAGACTAAGTCCTTTCTAAAAAGAATAAAGAACGCCTCTTCTCTCAACAGAGGAAGCCACCTCGCTGCGAGCCCAAATCTCTCTATGAACTCAAAAGGGCatagaacaccttcctaatactgagttgcacccccttttgccctcagaacagcctcaattcgtcggggtatggaatctacaaggtgtcaaaagcgttccacagggatgctggcccgtcttgactccaatgcttcccacagttatgtcaagttagctggatgtcctttgggtggtggaccattcatgatacacacgggaaactgttgagtgtgaaaaacccagcagcgttgcagttcttgacacactcaaaccagtgtgcccagcacctactaccataccctgtttaaTGGCActcaaatattttgtcttgcccattcaccctctgaatggcacacatacacgatccatgtctcaattgtctcaaggcttaaaaatccttctttaacctgtctcctccccttcatctacactgattgaagtggatttaacaagtgatatcaataaggggtcatagctttcacctggattcacctggtcagtctatgtcatggaaagagcaggtgttcctaatggtttGTATACACAGTGTAGTTCCTTCTTTAGATAAAACCATTGCCAGAAACTTTAACAGAATGCTCAAATCAATTAAATCCGACCTCAGTAGATGGAATAATATCCCATTTGCggctgaatttctgtagttcaaCGCTTCCCATGGCTCTGGCTATTGGGCAGAAAGTCATAGTACGGTTTCAAAATGTACACGGCAAGGTGAACGATCCCGGATAAAATTAACACATTTACAAAGAGGGAAATATGTAGGAGGACTACCTGTACCAGAGCTTAAgttgtatttccaggcactagcaTTTCACCCCATTCAAAATTGGTTTAGACATGATTCTTCTCCACCctgtctcctattgccctggaagaggtggtcttcactgatatatccctttaAACAATGTCAACTATGTTTTAGTCCTATTATTGCTCACATAATTTATATTTGAAAAACaatgtaactgggaatcaaaatggcatgTCCATACTCCAATATTTCATAATAATGCCTTGCAATCTGGAGGGCGACCTTTTGAcccccaatggtccaaatgtggaatccgTACCCTTCCCGATACCATGGACAttaatggtttgagaacattccaaggcAACATGTtttgtaaatatatttaaaactatgctggcctatggagtcccttgggaaacccaactGCCGAAACATCCAAcgatgggatttataaataaatgaTCTGGGCTCCTGaaaggactgatctctataatatataaacaacttttggaaagctcatattctgagctagccattaaaaaaagtatggtccacagatctaaCTGAATCTGAACCaccctttaactggaacagaatatggaaaaatatgaccTTGGCATCCCGTAATCCGAACCACCAATTTATACATGTTAAGTTTAttcacagactgtatttaacacaAAAGAAAAGTTTTACGATGAAATTGGCCCCAACTCCCAACTGTTCACTAtgtcccctaaatcaggtagACACATGCATTCATATGATGTGGGAAtgccctgcagttaaatgcttttgggcaaagaaaaatatatatatattcgaaGTACGTGAATTTAAATATTCAATGCTTTCCATCTATTATGTTACGCAACGATGATAGCCCCTTGAATCGCTCAATCAGAGAAGATTACTGCTGGCAGGCAGCACTACTGCAAAAGAATGGTTGACTCTAAGATGGCGACCACCTCACTCTCTCCCATTTAACCAGTGGATACAGTTACTATTAGAAGTTATAACATTAGAATTATCGACAGCAACAATAAATGGTGCTAGTCAAGGAACAAATCAGATGTTTAAAATGGTAAGCCGCTAAGAATAAAAATAGACTAGAATCCAATAAAATACAATAGAAGCATCCCATGCTCACTTACTGGAGGAGATTTTGTGGACAGGATTCTCAGGAACAATCTGATGTACACCCTCCGTCTTTGTCGTTGAATTCTCCATCGCTTCTATATTGAAAGGTGGCAGCGATGACTGTCCTGTTTTTACCAGAAGATGAGAGAGGGCAAACTTTACAGATTATTACATGGTGGGACTTTCAGGTTTTCattggttttccagaaatccaggttggaggattccagatttCCTGCTTTTTCCTTACTTGTTCTAGTAATGtaccaactgggatttctggacaTCCTGgacattttgggaaagttactttGGGAAGGGTGGTGGTTCTATGCAgtgatgtaaagtacttaagtaaaaatactttaaagtactacttaagtagttgtgTGGATTTCCACAGGAAATCCAGGGCGGCTTGTAAAATAGGCTGGCCTTCTCAACCTGAATGGCCTTCAGACCTGTCAATCACCAATCATTGTGATtggccatggtagccaaaataatggcgtgcacagcatttttatacatgaccctaagcatgatgggatgttaattgtttaattaactcaggaaccacacctaccgtatgtggaagcacctgctttcaatatactttgtatccctcatttactcgagtgtttcctttattttggcagttacctgtatgttgccaacagtggtgtaaaatacttaagtaaaaatacttttaggtcgttttttggggtatttgtactttactttaccatttatattttttacaacttttacttttacttcactacattcctaaataaaataatgtactttttactcttgtgaaagactcatgtatggccttgtgtcaattgagaacAGATGACTAAATCAGTCATTGGGTCTCacttctctcctcagggacccccagctgttccagaggtagctcacttgattcaacttgtcaatgaACACAATAATAACACCTACGGAGttttaacaatataatatggctgaccagaataaaaaaccctgtatggttcttcaAAAGGATCTACGAAGAACCTTTCAGATTGACaaaggttctttatagaaccattctccataaaggttATATAAAGAACCATAAGAAAAGGGTTGTAACCATAGTGGAACCCTTTATTGATGCTATATATAACCTTTTATTAATGGTTCTTCATAGAACATTAGCACCATAAATGTTCTATTTAGAACctgagcatggttctttatagtACCTTCAAAAGAAAGGTTCCATATAGCACCAAAAGTGATTTTCTATGGCAGCGGCTCCC
The genomic region above belongs to Coregonus clupeaformis isolate EN_2021a unplaced genomic scaffold, ASM2061545v1 scaf4290, whole genome shotgun sequence and contains:
- the LOC123490651 gene encoding flocculation protein FLO11-like gives rise to the protein MENSTTKTEGVHQIVPENPVHKISSNLHKTGGSSDSETGPDQETSTQPNPTASTTLPSDTPLPPTTTQSPPRTTKTPRRPRSTAQGLTTSPSAGAVPPKGPSLGVGDGDSVPVLPLLYLQVPARLSRPRLRPNAAPDSNGDPALSPSKEHSSPNNRSLGQAAGPGPEPGPAGAVAGVAAARSRREDVGSERDSAHRTRTTRTMSHVVT